The following coding sequences are from one Vicia villosa cultivar HV-30 ecotype Madison, WI unplaced genomic scaffold, Vvil1.0 ctg.000358F_1_1, whole genome shotgun sequence window:
- the LOC131627321 gene encoding protein phosphatase 2C 32-like has protein sequence MGNGTSRVVGCLVPFNGKNGVDLEFLEPLDEGLGHSFCYVRPTLFESPAISPSNSERFTVDSSTLDSETLSGSFRHDSMEDSNCSGLHKPAKNFPETTFKTISGASVSANVSTARTGGNQSALFAGDFLEPAASFEGTASFAAIPLQPVPRGSGPLNGFMSGPLERGFASGPLDRSGGFMSGPIEKGVMSGPLDDTDKSNFSAPLARGRRRPRLQHLMRSVSGLMKNTFSRTFSKNSMGGSWMQRLFFQPVTQMAWHSRDTKCKPEVPRNCGIDVGSYEAEYKHTHNLQWAQGKAGEDRVHVVLSEEQGWLFIGIYDGFSGPDAPDFLMSHLYRFLDKELEGLLWDYEDNPVDVLKPEVPETIKATVAPEGSTKEMSEAHAKSNHECFEASSCPELIKDQSFNSEIVEENAEVNVNVEHQLSNCGSNSTVSDSVQHGKLTGKGRKSLRLYELLQMESWDDQCNDSSVPQETKLDGHMRSCSSNAREDGFRHQDEGPSTSGENGGTRFDSTDKEHQDVFSVSRQNSKKSFSAKIKKMYKKPRSLCKKLFPWSYDWHREESSVDEKIIEASGPIRKCRSGVDHNAVLRAMARALERTEDAYMEMAEHNLEKNPELAIMGSCVLVMLMKDQDVYVMNLGDSRVILAQERSNDRHPNSISVKDDLRHRNRSREALVRMELDRISEESPIHNQNNHVIKMNKNREISFCKLKMRALQLSTDHSTSIEEEVCRIRAEHPDDSQAILNDRVKGHLKVTRAFGAGFLKRPSFNEALLEVFQVNYIGSAPYLSCTPSVLHHRLSSSDRFLVLSSDGLYQYFSNEEVVAHVTWFMENVPEGDPAQYLIAELLFCAAKKNGMDFHELLDIPHGDRRKYHDDVSVMVVSLEGRIWRSSG, from the exons ATGGGTAACGGCACTTCTCGTGTTGTTGGTTGTTTGGTGCCATTCAATGGTAAGAATGGTGTTGATTTGGAGTTTTTGGAGCCATTAGATGAAGGTTTGGGTCACTCTTTTTGTTATGTAAGACCGACGTTGTTTGAATCTCCTGCTATTAGTCCGTCGAATTCGGAGAGGTTTACTGTTGATTCGAGTACACTTGATTCTGAAACCTTGAGTGGTTCGTTTAGGCATGATAGCATGGAGGATTCTAACTGTTCTGGTTTACATAAGCCAGCTAAGAATTTTCCTGAAACTACGTTTAAAACGATTTCGGGGGCTTCTGTTAGTGCTAATGTTTCCACAGCGAGGACTGGTGGTAACCAGAGTGCATTGTTTGCTGGGGATTTCTTGGAACCTGCTGCGTCGTTTGAGGGAACTGCTTCTTTTGCTGCGATTCCTTTGCAGCCGGTTCCTCGTGGTTCTGGACCTTTGAATGGTTTTATGTCTGGTCCTTTGGAGAGAGGCTTTGCATCAGGTCCATTAGATAGAAGTGGCGGTTTCATGTCTGGGCCGATTGAGAAAGGAGTTATGTCAGGTCCTCTTGACGATACTGATAAATCAAACTTTTCGGCACCTCTTGCGCGTGGTCGCAGGAGGCCGCGTCTACAGCATCTCATGAGAAGTGTTAGTGGACTGATGAAGAACACATTTTCTCGAACGTTCTCTAAAAATTCCATGGGTGGAAGTTGGATGCAGAGGTTATTCTTTCAACCAGTTACTCAAATGGCATGGCATTCCAGAGACACGAAGTGTAAGCCAGAAGTGCCTAGGAACTGCGGTATTGACGTTGGATCATACGAAGCTGAGTATAAACATACACATAATTTGCAATGGGCTCAAGGAAAGGCTGGTGAAGATAGGGTTCATGTCGTTCTTTCTGAAGAACAAGGGTGGTTGTTTATTGGGATATATGACGGTTTTAGTGGACCAGATGCACCTGATTTTTTGATGAGCCATCTTTATAGATTTCTAGACAAAGAACTCGAAGGCTTACTTTGGGATTATGAAGATAATCCTGTTGACGTACTTAAACCTGAAGTCCCTGAAACTATAAAAGCTACCGTTGCTCCAGAAGGCAGTACGAAAGAAATGTCTGAGGCTCATGCTAAATCTAATCATGAATGTTTTGAAGCTTCTTCTTGTCCTGAATTAATCAAGGACCAATCATTTAACAGTGAGATAGTCGAAGAAAATGCTGAAGTTAATGTAAATGTTGAACACCAGTTATCTAATTGTGGAAGTAACTCTACTGTTTCTGATTCTGTTCAACATGGAAAGTTGACCGGGAAAGGTAGGAAAAGTTTGAGGCTTTATGAACTACTTCAAATGGAATCTTGGGATGATCAATGTAATGATTCTTCAGTTCCACAGGAAACAAAACTAGATGGGCATATGAGATCTTGCTCGTCTAATGCAAGAGAAGATGGCTTTAGACATCAAGATGAAGGTCCGTCTACATCAGGAGAAAATGGAGGCACTAGGTTTGATTCAACCGATAAGGAGCACCAAGATGTTTTTTCTGTATCAAGACAGAATTCAAAGAAGTCATTCAgtgcaaaaattaaaaaaatgtacaaGAAGCCAAGGTCCTTGTGTAAGAAACTCTTTCCTTGGAGTTATGATTGGCACAGGGAGGAGAGTAGCGTTGACGAGAAAATAATAGAAGCCTCGGGACCTATTAGGAAATGCAGGTCTGGAGTAGATCATAATGCAGTTTTAAGAGCAATGGCTCGAGCCCTTGAAAGAACAGAAGATGCATACATGGAAATGGCGGAGCATAATCTGGAAAAAAATCCAGAACTTGCTATAATGGGATCATGTGTTCTAGTGATGTTGATGAAGGATCAAGATGTTTATGTCATGAATCTGGGAGATAGTCGTGTGATTTTGGCTCAAGAAAGATCAAACGATCGTCATCCTAATTCTATTTCTGTCAAGGATGACCTTAGGCATAGAAATCGATCCAGAGAGGCATTAGTACGCATGGAGCTGGATAGAATTTCAGAGGAGTCCCCAATTCACAACCAAAACAATCATGTTATCAAGATGAACAAAAACCGCGAGATATCCTTTTGCAAATTAAAAATGAGGGCTCTGCAGCTTTCTACAGATCATAGCACCAGTATTGAAGAG GAAGTATGCAGAATAAGAGCAGAACACCCTGATGATAGTCAAGCCATATTAAACGATCGTGTGAAAGGACATTTAAAAGTTACTAGAGCATTTGGTGCCGGTTTCTTGAAGAGG CCGTCTTTTAACGAAGCTCTACTGGAGGTGTTTCAAGTTAATTATATCGGCTCTGCTCCTTACCTAAGTTGCACCCCTTCTGTTCTTCACCACCGACTTTCATCAAGTGATCGATTCTTGGTACTCTCCTCTGATGGGCTTTACCAATATTTCAGCAATGAAGAGGTAGTTGCCCATGTCACATGGTTCATGGAAAATGTCCCAGAAGGCGATCCTGCACAATACCTTATTGCAGAGCTTCTCTTCTGTGCTGCTAAAAAGAATG GAATGGACTTTCATGAATTGCTTGATATTCCTCATGGAGATCGGCGTAAATATCACGATGATGTATCAGTCATGGTGGTTTCTTTGGAGGGAAGGATTTGGAGATCATCGGGATAA